Proteins from one Hirundo rustica isolate bHirRus1 chromosome 30, bHirRus1.pri.v3, whole genome shotgun sequence genomic window:
- the PFDN5 gene encoding prefoldin subunit 5 → MAQAVSVGELGLPQLELLKGQLEQEVEFLSSSLAQLKVVQTKFVEAKECLNVLHKGNEGKDLLVPLTSSMYVPGKLQDVRTVLVDVGTGYYVEKSADDARAFFKRKIEFLTRQMEKIQPALQEKHAMKQAVLEMMTQKLQQLTASQGVPGAAKA, encoded by the exons ATGGCGCAGGCCGTGAGCgtgggggagctggggctgccgcagctggagctgctcaaggggcagctggagcag GAGGTGGAGTTCCTGTCCTCGTCCCTGGCCCAGCTCAAGGTGGTGCAGACCAAGTTCGTGGAGGCCAAGGAGTGCCTGAACGTGCTACACAAGGGCAACGAGG GGAAGGATCTCCTGGTGCCGCTCACTAGCTCC ATGTACGTGCCTGGCAAGCTCCAGGACGTCCGCACGGTCCTGGTGGACGTCGGCACTGGCTACTACGTGGAgaag TCTGCCGACGACGCCCGGGCATTTTTCAAGCGGAAAATCGAATTCCTGACGCGGCAAATGGAGAAAATCCAGCCGGCCCTGCAGGAGAAGCACGCCATGAAACAGG CCGTGCTGGAGATGATGACGCAGAAGTTGCAGCAGCTGACGGCGTCTCAGGGGGTCCCGGGAGCGGCCAAGGCGTAg
- the C1QL4 gene encoding complement C1q-like protein 4, with the protein MLLVLLVAIPLLVHGSKAAAHYEMLGSCRMVCDPYPELPPPSPPPFLPGAKGEPGRKGRTGLRGPPGPPGPRGPPGEPGRPGPPGPPGPGPGGYIPSFYSPKIAFYAGLRKPHEGYEVLRFDDVVTNVGNYYEPSSGKFTCPLPGIYFFTYHVLMRGGDGTSMWADLMKNGQVRASAIAQDADQNYDYASNSVILHLDVGDEVFVKLDGGKVHGGNTNKYSTFSGFIIYPD; encoded by the exons atgctgctggtgctgctggtggccaTCCCGCTGCTGGTGCACGGCTCCAAGGCGGCCGCGCACTACGAGATGCTGGGCAGCTGCCGCATGGTCTGCGACCCCTACCCCGAGCTGccgcccccctccccgccgccctTCCTGCCCGGGGCCAAGGGCGAGCCGGGCCGCAAGGGTCGCACCGGCCTCCGcgggccgccggggccgccggggccgcggggaccCCCGGGAGAGCCGGGGCGGCCGGGCCCGCCGGGACCTccgggcccggggccgggcgggtACATCCCGTCCTTCTACAGCCCCAAAATCGCTTTTTACGCCGGCCTGAGGAAGCCGCACGAGGGTTACGAGGTGCTGCGCTTCGACGACGTGGTGACTAACGTGGGCAACTACTACGAGCCCTCGAGCGGCAAGTTCACCTGCCCGCTGCCCGGCATTTATTTCTTCACCTACCACGTCCTGATGCGCGGCGGGGACGGCACCAGCATGTGGGCCGACCTCATGAAGAACGGGCAG GTCCGGGCCAGCGCCATCGCTCAGGACGCAGACCAGAACTATGACTACGCGAGCAACAGCGTCATCCTGCACCTGGACGTGGGCGACGAGGTGTTCGTCAAGCTGGACGGGGGCAAGGTGCACGGCGGCAACACCAACAAGTACAGCACCTTCTCCGGCTTCATCATCTACCCCGACTGA